TCCCATCACCACGAGCACCTTCATGGACTTCACCGGAGGGAGTTTACTTCGGTCTTTATAAATTTTGCCATTTTAATGTAAAAACAAAGCTTAAAAGCTGAAGTTTTTGACAAGTAAATGGTGAAGCTCATGAAGGTTCTGCTCGTTGGAGGCGGCGGTAGGGAGAACGCCATCGGTGAGGCGCTCGTGAGAAGCGGCGCCGAGCTGTACGTCGTTTCGAAGCACAGAAATCCTGGGCTGGCGAGGCTCGCGAAAGGCTACGGTCTGGCTGGGGAGACGGATATCAAGAAAGTTATTGAATTCGCCAAGATGTGGGGGATAGAGCTTGCCTTTATCGGCCCTGAGACCCCCCTCGAGAAAGGCATCGTTGATTCCTTCGAGAGTGAGGGCATCCCTGCGGTTGGACCGACTAAGGAGGCGGCCCAGCTAGAGACCAACAAGGCCTTCGCCCGCTCCCTCATGGAGGAGTATGAGATTCCAGGCAGGAAGCTCTTCCGCGTCTTTGAGGACGTTTCTGAGATGCGCTCGTGGATAGACGACTTCGGAAGGCCGGTCGTTGTGAAGCCCCTCGGTCTCACCGGTGGGAAGGGCGTTAAGGTGGTCGGCTATCAGCTGCAGGATAACGAAGAGGCCAAGGCTTACGCCGAGGAGCTCATCCAGAAGGACGGGAAGGTTCTAATTGAGGAAAGAACCGACGGCGTCGAGTTCACCTTCCAGGTCTTCACTGACGGAAAGCGTGTCCTTCCGATGCCCCTCGCCCAGGACTATCCTCACGCTTACGAGAGTGATGAAGGCCCCATCACCGGCGGCATGGGGAGCTACTCATGTTCGAGCCACGTTCTCCCCTTCGTTCCGAGGGAGGACTACGAAAAGGCCCTTGAAACACTGAAAGCGACCGTTGAAGCCATGAGGAAGAATGGAACGCCCTACAAGGGAATCCTGTACGGCCAGTT
The Thermococcus radiotolerans genome window above contains:
- the purD gene encoding phosphoribosylamine--glycine ligase — protein: MKVLLVGGGGRENAIGEALVRSGAELYVVSKHRNPGLARLAKGYGLAGETDIKKVIEFAKMWGIELAFIGPETPLEKGIVDSFESEGIPAVGPTKEAAQLETNKAFARSLMEEYEIPGRKLFRVFEDVSEMRSWIDDFGRPVVVKPLGLTGGKGVKVVGYQLQDNEEAKAYAEELIQKDGKVLIEERTDGVEFTFQVFTDGKRVLPMPLAQDYPHAYESDEGPITGGMGSYSCSSHVLPFVPREDYEKALETLKATVEAMRKNGTPYKGILYGQFMLSKDGPVIIEYNARFGDPEAMNVLPLLKTSLLEIAEGIVDGNLGRARFENKATVVKYLAPRGYPLNPIKGVKVQVDEKAITKTGAKLYYASIDENFTLLGSRAIAVVGVADTLEEAEKIAQNAIGHVKGELFYRRDVGTKESVEKRIGLMREFGKEFEPNSC